In one Niallia taxi genomic region, the following are encoded:
- the zwf gene encoding glucose-6-phosphate dehydrogenase yields MYVNQNQHSTALIMIFGATGDLANRKLFPSLYRLYQKGKLSRFAVVGVGRRTLTDEQFKQNVQNSVAEAIDGSKDLEAFASHFCYHSHDVTDSSSYAALKNIADDLDNKYSLGGNRVFYLAMAPEFFGPIAIHLKQDGLTDVSGFKRLIIEKPFGHDLESAKELNEQIRTAFAENEVYRIDHYLGKAMVQNIETIRFSNAIFENLWNNRYISNIQVTSSEVLGVEERGRYYETSGALRDMVQNHILQMVALLAMEPPIRLTPDEIRSEKVKVFRAMRPVEGEDVKNYFVRGQYGEGLVEDQEVPGYREEQMVNPASQTETFVAGKVMIDNFRWAGVPFYIRTGKRLESKSTKIVVQFKDIPMNLYDKKDQALTPNLLVIHIQPEEGITLHLNAKKAGQNMEATPIKLSYANTGIASINTPEAYEKLIDDSIHGDATNFTHWDEVALSWSYVDKISQAWSSTTAENFPNYAAGSMGPKEADELLEKDGFFWWPLSQFEVDVC; encoded by the coding sequence ATGTACGTGAATCAAAATCAACATTCTACTGCGTTAATCATGATTTTTGGGGCAACTGGAGATTTGGCAAACAGAAAGCTGTTTCCTTCCCTTTACCGTTTGTATCAAAAAGGCAAGCTTTCCCGCTTTGCTGTAGTCGGTGTAGGAAGAAGAACGTTAACGGATGAGCAGTTCAAACAAAATGTACAGAACTCTGTCGCTGAAGCGATTGATGGAAGCAAGGATTTAGAAGCATTTGCTTCTCACTTCTGCTACCATTCACATGATGTTACAGATTCCAGCTCATATGCTGCTTTGAAAAACATCGCGGACGACCTGGATAACAAATACAGTTTAGGTGGAAACCGTGTGTTCTATCTGGCAATGGCACCTGAATTCTTTGGCCCAATCGCTATCCATCTTAAACAGGATGGTCTTACAGATGTTTCAGGCTTTAAACGCCTTATCATCGAAAAGCCATTTGGCCATGACCTTGAATCAGCAAAAGAACTGAACGAACAAATCCGGACAGCATTTGCTGAAAATGAAGTATACCGCATTGACCATTATTTAGGTAAAGCAATGGTACAAAATATTGAAACGATCCGTTTCTCTAATGCCATTTTTGAAAACCTTTGGAATAACCGCTATATCAGCAATATTCAAGTTACTTCAAGTGAAGTTTTGGGTGTTGAAGAACGAGGCAGATACTATGAAACTAGCGGAGCACTTCGTGATATGGTGCAAAACCATATCTTGCAAATGGTTGCGTTGCTTGCAATGGAGCCGCCTATTCGTCTAACACCTGATGAAATCCGTTCTGAGAAGGTTAAAGTGTTCCGTGCGATGCGCCCTGTTGAAGGGGAAGACGTAAAGAACTACTTTGTCAGAGGCCAGTATGGAGAAGGACTTGTCGAAGACCAAGAGGTACCAGGCTACAGAGAAGAACAAATGGTTAATCCAGCATCACAAACAGAAACATTTGTAGCCGGAAAAGTCATGATCGATAACTTCCGTTGGGCTGGAGTGCCTTTTTATATCCGTACAGGAAAACGCCTTGAATCAAAATCTACAAAAATAGTTGTTCAGTTCAAGGACATTCCAATGAACCTTTACGATAAAAAAGATCAAGCACTTACTCCAAACTTGCTTGTTATTCATATTCAGCCAGAAGAAGGCATTACCTTGCATTTAAACGCTAAAAAAGCTGGTCAAAATATGGAAGCTACACCAATTAAATTAAGCTATGCAAACACAGGCATTGCAAGCATCAATACACCTGAAGCATATGAAAAGCTGATTGATGACAGCATTCATGGCGATGCAACTAACTTTACCCACTGGGACGAGGTAGCTCTTTCTTGGAGCTATGTTGATAAAATCTCACAAGCATGGTCAAGCACAACTGCTGAAAACTTCCCTAACTACGCTGCAGGCAGCATGGGACCGAAGGAAGCAGACGAACTGCTTGAAAAGGATGGCTTCTTCTGGTGGCCACTTAGCCAGTTTGAAGTAGATGTTTGCTGA
- the rnz gene encoding ribonuclease Z, whose translation MQLTFLGTGAGIPAKARNVTSIALKLLEEKGSIWLFDCGEATQHQILHTNIKPRRVEKVFITHLHGDHIYGLPGFLASRSFQGGETPLTVYGPKGIADYIAVSLKVSQTYLKYELNIVEVNEGIILDDDQFYVEAKMLEHGVQSFGYRIVEKVRPGALLTEKLAEMGVKPGPLFREIKAGKEVTLDNGTIIDGKDFVGPSIKGRIVTILGDTRSCCAAVELAKAADVLVHEATFSEKEAAIAGEYYHSTAGQAASNAKEAGAKFLILTHISARYDTVETLLEEAQAIFPASSVAEDFKEYEIPAYKE comes from the coding sequence ATGCAATTAACATTTTTAGGCACTGGTGCTGGAATACCAGCAAAAGCGAGGAATGTGACAAGCATCGCGTTAAAGCTGCTTGAGGAAAAAGGGAGCATTTGGTTATTTGATTGTGGTGAAGCGACACAGCATCAAATTTTACATACAAATATTAAGCCGCGAAGAGTGGAAAAGGTGTTTATTACTCACCTCCATGGTGATCATATATACGGTTTGCCAGGCTTTTTGGCAAGCAGGTCCTTTCAAGGCGGAGAAACCCCACTGACTGTTTATGGTCCAAAAGGCATTGCAGACTATATTGCTGTCAGCTTGAAGGTCAGTCAAACTTATTTGAAATATGAACTGAATATAGTCGAAGTAAATGAGGGCATTATTTTAGACGATGATCAGTTTTATGTCGAAGCGAAAATGCTAGAGCATGGTGTGCAAAGCTTTGGTTATCGAATTGTCGAGAAGGTTCGGCCAGGCGCTCTTTTGACGGAAAAATTGGCGGAAATGGGAGTTAAGCCTGGACCACTATTCAGAGAAATTAAAGCAGGCAAGGAAGTAACCCTTGATAATGGTACCATCATTGACGGGAAGGACTTTGTTGGGCCTAGTATAAAAGGTAGAATAGTTACTATTCTCGGTGATACTAGAAGCTGTTGTGCTGCTGTAGAGCTGGCAAAGGCTGCAGATGTTTTAGTGCATGAAGCTACATTTTCAGAAAAGGAAGCGGCCATAGCGGGCGAGTATTACCATTCAACAGCAGGACAAGCCGCTTCGAATGCGAAGGAAGCAGGCGCAAAATTCTTGATTCTTACACATATCAGTGCGAGATACGATACAGTAGAAACTTTGCTAGAGGAGGCACAAGCAATCTTTCCGGCTTCATCTGTAGCGGAGGACTTTAAAGAGTATGAGATTCCAGCTTATAAAGAATAG
- a CDS encoding SDR family NAD(P)-dependent oxidoreductase, which yields MRDLQGKNIIITGASSGIGERLAENAARLGARPILIARSEDKLKEIAARIQKETAAEPLYFVLDVSDLTMVHEVFTEIYKKVGFVDILVNNAGFGIFEYLHETNMQDMERMFAVNVLGLISCTKEVLPSMLQENKGHIINIASQAGKLATAKSSGYSATKHAVLGFTNSLRMEVAKTAINVSAVNPGPIDTNFFEVADKSGNYVKNVQKFMLTTEYVADRITALLLKPKRELNLPGWMNAGSILYSLFPRIADRVMGGMLDKK from the coding sequence ATGAGAGACTTACAAGGCAAGAATATTATTATTACAGGTGCGTCCTCCGGAATCGGAGAAAGGCTGGCTGAGAATGCAGCAAGGCTCGGTGCTAGACCAATACTTATTGCAAGATCAGAAGACAAGCTGAAGGAAATTGCGGCGAGAATACAGAAAGAGACAGCAGCAGAGCCCCTTTATTTTGTGTTGGATGTAAGTGATTTGACGATGGTTCATGAGGTTTTTACAGAAATATATAAAAAGGTAGGCTTTGTCGATATTCTCGTTAACAATGCTGGCTTTGGCATTTTTGAGTATTTGCATGAAACAAATATGCAGGACATGGAAAGGATGTTTGCAGTAAATGTGCTCGGTCTTATTTCGTGTACAAAAGAGGTTTTACCATCTATGCTGCAGGAAAACAAAGGGCATATTATTAATATTGCTTCACAAGCCGGCAAGCTTGCGACAGCAAAATCGTCTGGTTATTCTGCAACAAAGCATGCTGTTTTAGGCTTTACGAATAGTCTCCGGATGGAGGTAGCGAAAACTGCTATAAATGTAAGTGCTGTTAATCCAGGGCCGATTGATACGAACTTCTTTGAAGTAGCAGATAAGTCCGGCAACTATGTAAAGAATGTGCAGAAATTTATGCTTACAACAGAATACGTTGCGGACCGTATTACGGCACTGCTTTTAAAGCCAAAAAGAGAGCTGAACCTGCCAGGGTGGATGAATGCAGGCAGTATCCTGTACAGTTTATTTCCGCGCATAGCAGATCGGGTGATGGGCGGTATGCTTGATAAAAAATAA
- the msrA gene encoding peptide-methionine (S)-S-oxide reductase MsrA: MEKATFAGGCFWCMVTPFDELPGIGGIVSGYTGGHIENPTYEQVKTGTTGHAEVVEITFDPELFPYERLLELYWQQIDPTDSGGQFHDRGSQYRTAIYYHNEKQKQLAEESKKAIEDSGRFKKPIVTEIEPAVTFYPAEEYHQDYHKKNKQHYKEDREKSGRDEYINEHWK; this comes from the coding sequence ATGGAAAAAGCGACATTTGCAGGCGGATGCTTTTGGTGTATGGTAACACCTTTTGATGAGCTTCCTGGAATTGGCGGTATTGTGTCAGGTTATACGGGAGGACATATCGAAAATCCTACATATGAGCAAGTAAAAACAGGAACTACTGGACATGCGGAAGTGGTGGAAATCACCTTTGATCCAGAGTTATTTCCCTACGAAAGACTGCTAGAGCTGTATTGGCAGCAAATTGATCCAACAGACAGCGGCGGGCAATTTCATGATAGAGGCTCTCAATATCGTACGGCGATTTATTATCATAATGAAAAGCAAAAACAGCTGGCAGAGGAGTCAAAAAAGGCAATTGAAGATAGTGGCCGCTTCAAAAAGCCGATTGTTACCGAAATTGAGCCTGCTGTAACTTTTTATCCTGCTGAGGAATATCACCAAGACTATCATAAGAAAAACAAGCAGCATTATAAAGAGGACAGAGAAAAGTCTGGCAGAGATGAATATATAAACGAACATTGGAAGTGA
- a CDS encoding alpha/beta hydrolase, with translation MKKFFRYFFSFLIFFTSIGVYCTNRLMYMKKKEDEFIFNREKAAGRLDPVTLETLKKREISIPSPYGYMLKAIATEPYPNKRYIIIAHGVTENKLNSIKYMNMFLERGFNVIIYDHRRHGESGGKTTSFGHFEKFDLKAVVDWLKADKGEDILLGIHGESMGAATMILYAGMVEDGADFYIADCPFSDFGEQLNHLVKAEMKVPGNLFLPIADLVLRARQRYSIRQVSPIAVIDKIEKPMLFIHSEKDTFILPEMTQKLFEKKKGPKKLFLALNGFHAQSYNENKQEYEQVIDDFLQEYVMK, from the coding sequence GTGAAAAAATTTTTTCGCTATTTCTTTTCATTCTTGATATTTTTTACATCCATCGGTGTTTACTGCACAAATAGGTTGATGTATATGAAGAAAAAAGAGGACGAATTTATCTTTAACAGAGAAAAGGCCGCCGGAAGGCTTGATCCTGTGACATTAGAGACACTAAAAAAAAGGGAAATAAGTATTCCGTCTCCTTATGGCTATATGTTAAAAGCAATTGCTACAGAGCCATATCCTAATAAGCGCTATATTATTATTGCTCATGGAGTAACTGAAAATAAACTAAATTCCATCAAATATATGAACATGTTTTTAGAAAGAGGATTTAATGTCATTATTTATGACCATCGCAGACATGGCGAGTCTGGCGGTAAAACAACAAGCTTTGGTCATTTCGAGAAATTTGACTTAAAGGCGGTTGTTGATTGGTTAAAGGCTGATAAAGGCGAAGATATACTATTAGGAATTCACGGGGAATCAATGGGTGCTGCTACAATGATTTTATATGCTGGCATGGTCGAGGATGGAGCTGATTTCTATATTGCTGATTGTCCCTTCTCCGACTTTGGTGAACAATTGAACCATTTAGTCAAAGCAGAAATGAAGGTGCCGGGTAATCTGTTCTTGCCAATTGCTGATTTGGTCCTGCGGGCAAGACAGCGATATTCCATCCGCCAAGTCTCCCCAATTGCTGTAATTGATAAAATTGAGAAGCCGATGCTATTTATCCATAGTGAAAAGGACACCTTTATATTGCCTGAAATGACACAAAAGCTGTTCGAAAAGAAAAAGGGACCGAAGAAGCTATTTCTTGCATTAAATGGATTCCATGCTCAAAGCTATAATGAAAATAAGCAAGAATACGAGCAAGTAATTGATGACTTTTTGCAGGAGTACGTAATGAAATAA
- a CDS encoding OsmC family protein yields the protein MAEHHFHLKANWPGLRNDIGTIESGNLKTQISIPQEMDGPGVGTNPDEMLLGAAATCFIITLAAMMERSNLNKKSLNLESEAIVDVTNGVFTYKEIIHRPTIILNDEATQKDVTLAARLAEKAEASCMITRAIKGNVKVSLDETIRIGE from the coding sequence ATGGCAGAGCATCATTTTCATTTAAAGGCAAACTGGCCAGGGCTTCGCAATGATATCGGTACAATCGAAAGCGGGAACTTAAAAACGCAAATTTCTATCCCGCAGGAAATGGATGGGCCAGGTGTCGGGACAAATCCGGATGAAATGCTTTTAGGTGCGGCAGCAACCTGTTTCATTATCACATTGGCTGCTATGATGGAAAGAAGCAATTTGAACAAAAAAAGCTTAAACCTAGAATCGGAAGCAATTGTAGATGTGACAAACGGTGTCTTTACATATAAGGAGATAATCCATCGTCCAACAATTATATTGAACGATGAAGCGACACAAAAAGACGTGACGCTTGCAGCAAGGCTTGCTGAGAAAGCGGAGGCATCCTGCATGATTACAAGAGCAATTAAAGGCAATGTTAAAGTTAGCCTTGATGAGACGATACGAATTGGTGAATAA
- a CDS encoding YqkE family protein, whose amino-acid sequence MKKKQNRQAKKETSDKPVTLGDMLNEQLAKQLKDKKQELKAEEEERLKAEEARKKEERRQKEKNKSFEELLNDTPMNWKEFK is encoded by the coding sequence ATGAAGAAGAAACAAAACAGACAGGCGAAAAAAGAAACTAGCGACAAGCCAGTAACACTAGGAGATATGCTAAATGAGCAGCTCGCAAAGCAATTAAAGGATAAGAAGCAAGAACTTAAGGCCGAAGAGGAAGAAAGACTAAAAGCAGAAGAAGCAAGAAAAAAAGAAGAACGCCGCCAAAAAGAAAAAAACAAAAGCTTTGAAGAGCTTCTGAACGATACACCGATGAACTGGAAAGAATTCAAATAA